The window GTCGAGGACCTCGAAGCGACGGCCGTGGAGACGGCCGCCGAGGTGCCCGCCACCGAGGGATACGCCAACACCGCCGTCCTGTTCGACAGTGCGGGCGAGCGCCGGGCAGTCTACCGGAAGCATCACCTGTTCGGCTACGGCTCCGCCGAGCAGGAGCTACTGACGCCCGGGGAGTCGCTCGGTACCGCGGACCTCGGCGGCCTCACCGTCGGGATGACGACCTGCTACGACCTCCGGTTCCCGGAACTGTACCGCGACCTCGTCGACCATGGCGTGGACCTCGTGGCGGTGCCGAGCGCGTGGCCGTACCCGCGCGTCGAGCACTGGCAGCTGCTCCCGCGGGCCCGCGCGGTCGAGAACCTCTGCTACGTCGCCGCCGCCAACGGGAGCGCCGAGTTCGGCGACGACCGACTGGTGGGGCGTTCGACGGTCTACGACCCGTGGGGCACGCCGCTCGCGTCCTCGGGCGAGGAGCCCGCGCTCGTCACTGCCGAGGTCGACCCCGAACGCGTCCGCGAGGTTCGCGAGGAGTTCCCGGCGCTCCAGGATCGGCGCCACCCGAACTGAGCCGTCGCGCACCCGACACGCGTCCGACGACTGGCCGACACGTCGGAAATCGGGGGCCGAACCGCCCATCACCGAAGCGAGATTTTATATACAACGGGGAGCAACGACCAGATGCCCAAACGACGCTTTTCTCGTCGTGAGGGCGACAACAACAACGCGCCCGCCACAACGCGTCGGGTCGCCCGGCCCCCGACGCATCATCCACCGGCCCCACTCCCCCTCGCCTCTTCCGTTCACCACGTCCCCAGCGGTGGCGTTCTCCGCCGTAGCGGCGTCAGCACCGGTCCAGCGTCTCCCGGTACACGTCCTCGAGCGTGTCGACGGCGTGTTCGAC of the Haloglomus salinum genome contains:
- a CDS encoding carbon-nitrogen family hydrolase, giving the protein MSPRTDARVGDGDTDTWTVTCAQLSLEGADVDGNVERAVAAIERAADRGSDLVVLPEMFTVGYFAFDSYARTAESLAGETMTRMAAVATDHDCAVLAGTFVEDLEATAVETAAEVPATEGYANTAVLFDSAGERRAVYRKHHLFGYGSAEQELLTPGESLGTADLGGLTVGMTTCYDLRFPELYRDLVDHGVDLVAVPSAWPYPRVEHWQLLPRARAVENLCYVAAANGSAEFGDDRLVGRSTVYDPWGTPLASSGEEPALVTAEVDPERVREVREEFPALQDRRHPN